tgagttccaggatagccaggctacacagagaaaaccattctcaaaaaagtttaaataaataaataaataaataaataaataaaatgtttgcatGCGATGTGTTCTAAGCAAACACAAACAAGAAGTGTTCTTTAAGTTGTCAtaacatctgtgtgtatgtgaatatctGTGTGGCGCATgtttgtcagtgtgtatgtgagtggagggcagaagacaacttttgggagtcagttctctcctcccaccacctCTGCGCTATGGCTGGAGCTCAGGGTGTCAGGCTaagctgcaagcacctttacctgccgaGCCACCTCACCTGCCTACATCTATCTGTGTTTCTAAGACAGAGCTTCAGCCCAGGGTAGCCAGCTTCAAACTCAACTTCCTGCAACTTCATCGTCCTGGGGGTTGGCAGTACAAGCTTTTGAATTTGGGGTGGGTTTTTGCTCgtaaagattattattattattattattattattattattattattattattattattattttggtttggatggcctcaaattcagagatctgcctgtctctgcctcccaagtgctggaactaaaggttattttagaaattatttgtattttatttatttgtttgcctgcttgcatGTGTTTCTGGGAACCCAGGGAGGCAGAGTCCACTCGAACAGAAGCTGCAGGCAGCCATGAACTGTAAAGAGACTACCAGGAACAGAACCAAGGTCCACTGTCTCTGCAAGAgaagtgttcttttttaaaataatttaatttttcttgtttattggtgttctgcctgcatgtatacgcatgtgagggtgtcagaagacatggaactggagtaacaatgtcagctgccatgtgggtgctgggaattaaaccttggtcatctggaagagcagccacctAGCCATCTCGCTAGCCCAAGAAGTAAGCACTCTTAGTTACCTATTTagccaggctagctttgaatgtGCTTCAGCTCTTTCCCAACATGCCCCATTACACCAGGCTCCCAGTCATTTTACTgtcttgagacagtctcattaaGTTgcacaagctggccttgaactcactctgtagctcaggctggctttgaactttccatttccttcctcagtctcccaagtagctTGGGGGATAGGCATCTACTACCCGCCCTGGACTGAGTGTACTGCTCTTACACATAGGCATACATTATCATGGCTGAGAGTCCTTACCTGTAGGTGGGTACAATCTGGAGGCTAGAATCCGGCTGGATCTGGAACTCCAGAGTTACCCCCTTGAACCTGGGGTCCACCTTCTCAATACCCATTCGCGGGTTTAGCTGCTTCCGTGGTCTTCTCTGGAGTGAGGCAGGAGAAGTAGCACTGGAAATTTCCAGGTTAGGGCACTGTGTGCCCCTGGGATTCCTGGCCATACTCAGGTGGTCTGACATTCCTATGACCATCAGCTCCCAGCACGACCCCAGGACCTGGGTGGCCGGCGAAGGGGAACCCGGcagtcccttttctttctcttggagGAAAGGCAATGCAGTGCTGACCGAGTCCTGGCATGTAGGCCACAGAGACCTGGGGATAAGAAGCAGTAAGGCGTGGCCACCCCTTTCCTGGGGGCTTGGATTTGATAGGTAAGGAGGGGTGTGGAGTGTCACTCCGTTAGTGCCTCTTCTTTGGTCACCCTGTGCTCCTGGGGCCACATTCTTGGGTTATTAGGTTTAAAAGTTGCAAAATAATTGTTAGCCGACACCGATTCCCCGGTGGCTGGCTATCAGCTCTCCATCAGCCAAATCCCACCACGAACAAAGCAGGGTCCCACCCTAGGCAATCTGCCCAAGTCGGGCTGCTGTCTGGAGCAGCCATTAGTCAATCACCCCACAGACTGTTGTTTTTTAGTAGGCTACCCTCATCACCCCACGGATGAGCCCTCAGTGGCACTTCTTTGGGCCATACAGCCACAGCTGGTTGGGTGGGATGGAAATCACCTGTCCCTTTCAGTGTGTAGCGACTGAAACTTGTTACGTCCGCGTACCTAACAGGGGAAGGCTCAGAAGCCGGAATCCTAACCCCTCCATCTCCAAGCCTGGTGAGGCATTAGCTGGGATGGGCGATGGAAGAGTCTCGCGCCACGCACCTGATATTGGGAGTGAGGCATCTCAGGGCTCCAGGCTCCAGCGCGGGGGGTCGACTCTTCCGGAGCGACTCGGTGTCCAGACAAGGTGGCGCCAGAAGTTCCTGCCGGCGCGTCAAGTCTCCAGCCTGTGCCGCCTCCATGCCCACTGTGGGCCCAGCTGTGGAAACTCTGCCCcgcccctctcccccccaccccccagggataAAACGGAGCATGAGAGAGGCGAGGGTGATGACGATGGGCGCCACCTGGGCGGAGCCGGGCGGCGCAGGTCACGTGGGGGCGCTGTTTGCATCTGGGAGCACTTTTTGCCATGGCTGCCAGGAGCCTCAGCTGTGTGGCTCATGATCGGGAAGCCCCCTCTGGGCATCCCCCTCTTTGCTAGCTATCTTCGATCACACAGCACAACCTTGAAGGTCAAGGGATGCTG
This portion of the Mus musculus strain C57BL/6J chromosome 9, GRCm38.p6 C57BL/6J genome encodes:
- the Zglp1 gene encoding GATA-type zinc finger protein 1, whose protein sequence is MEAAQAGDLTRRQELLAPPCLDTESLRKSRPPALEPGALRCLTPNIRSLWPTCQDSVSTALPFLQEKEKGLPGSPSPATQVLGSCWELMVIGMSDHLSMARNPRGTQCPNLEISSATSPASLQRRPRKQLNPRMGIEKVDPRFKGVTLEFQIQPDSSLQIVPTYSLPGRSCSQKLPASPSKALASPGSSEALGPRRCASCRTQRTPLWRDAEDGTPLCNACGIRYKKYGTRCSSCWLVPRKSIQPKRLCGRCGMSQDPHLSPTQEL